AGCGGAATTTCCCGCGAAAAAGCCAGCGTGAGCAGCAGCAGGTAATACACCCAGCGCCAGTCGACGAGCAGTACCGCTACGCCTACGCCGGCAAAGGGCAGGGCCAGCCACAGCGGAGTTTGGAGCAGCAGCGCGGCCGAGCCACTAACCAGCAGCAGCAGGATAAATCCGATAAACAGGCGCTGGGCCGAGTCTTGGGGACGCAGGCGCGCCAGAAGGGAAGCAACAGCGGCCATCAGCAGGGAAGGTTAATACTGCGGCTCGGTACCGGGGCGGCCCACGCTCAGGTTGCCGCGGTAGAGTTCCAGCAGGGTGATGAGAATGATGGACAACACCAGCGTGACAATCACCGAGGAGGCCACGATGAGCCAGCGCACGGGCTTGGTTTTCTTGGTGGCCGGGAAGGCCTTTTGCACCACGTAAATCGAGGAAATCTTGCCACTGATGGCCAGCTTGGCCGTTTCGTAGGCGTTGCGGGCCGTAATCAGGCGGCCCTGGATGTCGGCGAAGCGGGCGTATACGGTGGCCATCTGGTCGGTGCCCTTCACGTAGTTTTCCAGGTTCAGGAAGTTGCCGCCGTCGGCCTGGGTGAGGCCGCGCAAGGCCTTGCGGTAGCCGGCCGCCTTGCTGCTGTTGCCTTCGCCTTCGGCCTGGCGCAGCTTGGTTTCCGTCTCGACAATGGCCCGACCCAGGTAGCGCGACTCATTTTCCATGCCGTAGATGCCGTAGCGGCGGCGGCCAGCCAGCAGCGAATCGTGGGCGGCGGAGTACTCGCGCTCCAGGAATTCCTTGCGGCCCTGGTAGAGGTCAATGATTTTGCGACGGTTTTCGAACGTCAGCTGCTGGTTGATTGAGTCGATGGCCTGCACAATGGCATTGGCAACCTTGGCAGCCAGCACTTTGTCGCGGTCATGGAAATTGACTTCAATAGCGTCCCGGTCGTTGTGGACGATGGTAAAGTTGCTGTTGAACTCATCCAGCGCCGACTGATCGGCCAGGTCGTCACCGGCGGCCCCGACTTTATAATGCTCGTGCAGCTTGTATTGCCGAATAATGAGCTCAGCCAGCGTCTGCGACTCGCCGATGGTGATGACGCGGTCCAGGTCTTCGGCCCGGCCCCCGAGTTCCAGCTTACCCCCGTCCGACACAATCCGGTCGGGGTCGGTGGTGTTGGGGTTGGTTGGGTAAAATACGGCGGTGGACTTGTAGATATTCGGCAGGCTCAGGCTCACCACGACACTGATAATCAGTGCCAATGCAACGGCTGCGGCCACTAAAAACTTCCACCGGTTAATAACGGGCCACAAGCCCAGTAGCGAATAAGAGCGGGATGACATGCAAAAGGTAAAAGGACGACTGAGGCAGGTTCGACCGGTTTTCGGCAGACTGCATTGCGGCAAAGCTACTCCAAATTCTGCGCATTGAATAGGTTCGGCCGCGCTGAAACCAACGAAAACCAGCCCGATGCTATTGCCCATCCGACCGGCGGTGGAATTCACCGGTTTAATCGCAAAAACCGTGGCTCGTGGGGCCTCCAACAGGGTTAGATGGGGGCGGGCTGCGGTTTTTGCGTAATTTTGGCTTCCATTTAGGCCCTGGCTGTATCAAAAAGTTTTTCGGAAATATCAGTTTCGTCGTCCTGCTGAACCTGCTGGTGAAGCCGGGCTGGGTGGTACTTGAGAGCCTAGTGCAGGACCGGCTGGGCCACGCCGCCTTCGGTACGTTCACGGCGTTGTTCAACTGGACGCTGATTGTAGCCTCCGTGTCCGATTTGGGTACTACCCAGCTCACTACCAAGCGCGTAGCGGCCACCCCGGAGTTTCTGACCGAGTACTTTCCCACGCTGTTGCCCCTGAAAGGCTGGCTGTCGGTGCTGTTTCTGCTGGTGATGGTGGGCAGCGGCTGGCTGCTGGGCTACCACGGCCATACGCTCACGCTGCTGACGCTTACCGGTGCCTCTTTATTAGTCACGCAGTACACGCAGTTTTTGCGCGGCACATTGCAGGCCCATCAGCGCTTCAATACCGATGCGATGTTGTCGGTGCTGGAAAAAGCCCTGCTGCTGGTGCTGGTGCTAGCTCTGATTCCGGTGGGCATTACCCTGGACCGCTACGTAGGAGCCCGAGCCGTGGCCGTGCTTTTTACGTTTGTGGTGCTCTATGGCCTAGTGACGCGGCTCTACGGGCGGGTGCGCTACAAGCTCCGCTGGGACCACGCCAGCAGCCTGCTCCGCGCCAGCCTGCCCCTGGCCCTGATTACGCTGGTGTATGGCCTCAACGAGCGGGTCGATATGCTGATGCTGGAGCGGCTGGCCTCCCCGTCCGAGGCGGGTTACTACGCGGCCGCCTACCGCTGGGTCGATGTCCTTATGATGTACCTCTGGACGGTGCTGCCGCTGTTTTTTGCCAAGTTTGCCTACGCCACTGGCAAGCCTAAGGAGCAGCAGGAGCTGCTTTGGTTCGGGCAGCGCGTGGTGACGGTGCCGCTGCTGTTCATGTGTGCCTTCGTGCTGTTTCGCGGGGAAGTGCTGTTCTGGCAGTTCACCCACAGCACGGCCGCCGAACTGGAGCAGATGACGCGCAGCCTCAAAATCCTGTTCGTGAATGTGCTGGTGCATGCCTTCTTTGCCATTTACAGCACCCTGCTTACCAGCACCAACCACGAAAAACCCGTGAGCTGGCTCGTAGCCGGCAGCATCGGGCTCAATGTGCTGCTCAACGTGTTTCTGCTGCCGCGCTATGGGGCGGTGGCCGCAGCTCTGAACACGCTGCTGTGTGTCGTGTTCGTCTCGGGCGGCTACCTGTGGCTGGTGAGTCGGCGCACGGGCGTAATTATTCCCTGGGGCACCATTGGGCGGCTGCTGCTGGCCTTTGGGCTGCTCTGTGGCGTGTTCTGGGGCCTGCAGCAGCTGCTGAATCATTGGTTGCTCGAAGCCATAGGAGCGGGGCTGGCCTTTATTGCCATTCTCTTCGGCACCGGCATCGTGCGGGTTGCCGAACTCAAAGCCTTGCGCCGCTGAGCTGCCTTGATTGGTCCTGGGCCGGGTATCTTTTTCAAAAAACGGGCATCTTAGCGCCTCCGAACTCCTGCTGCCGTTGAATATTGCCGTTAACGTCCGTTTCCTGCTGCCCGGCGACAAGCTCGAAGGCATAGGCCGTTTCAGCTTCGAAACGCTCAGCCGCCTGGTGCGGCAGCACCCCGAGCACACCTTTCATTTCCTCTTCGACAGGGCCTACGACCCGCGCTACTTGTTTGCCGACAACGTGGTGCCCCACGTGTTGCTGCCCCCGGCCCGCCACCCGTTTCTGTTCGTGGCCTGGTTTGAAGGGGCCGTGGCTAGTTGGCTCAATAAGCACCGCCCGGCCGTGTTTCTGAGCCCGGACGGCTTTACCACGCTGCGTACCAAAGTGCCCCGCCTGACGGTGATTCACGACCTGGCCTTCGAGCATTTCCCCCAGGACGTAGACTGGCTGCAGCGCAAGTACTACCACTATTTTACGCCGAAGTTCGTGCGGGCTTCGGCACGCATCGTGGCCGTTTCGGAGGCTACCAAGCAGGACCTGGTTAAGACCTACGGCACCCCGGCCGACAAAATCCGGGTGGTCTACAACGCCGCCGATGCCCACTTTCGGCCCCTGCCGGCCGAGGAGCAGCAGGACGTGCGGGACCGGTTCAGCGCCGGCAAACCCTACTTTTTGTTTGTGGGGGCCCTGCAGCCGCGCAAGAATCTGGTGAATCTGCTGCAAGCCTTCGACCAGTTTAAAACCCGCACCGGCTCGGCAACCAAGCTGCTCATCGTGGGCCGCACAGCCTGGAAAGCCGGAGCCATGTTCGACACCTACCAGCAGATGCAGCACCGCGGGGCTGTGCACCTCACCGGCCGTGTCACCGACGTGGAGCTGGTGCAGCTCTACGCGGCGGCCCAGGCCACGGTGTACGTGCCGTATTTCGAGGGTTTTGGCATTCCTATCATCGAGGCTCAGGCCTGCGCCTCCCCGGTGCTGACTTCGAACTGCAGCTCCATGCCCGAGGTGGCCGGCGAGGCCGCCCTGCTCGTCGACCCGCTGTCGGTAGCCTCCATTACCGAAGGTCTGACCCACCTGGAAACCGATGCCACACTGCGTACCGAGCTGGTGCAGCAAGGCCTGACCAACGTGCAGCGCTTTTCCTGGGTGCGCAGTGCCGAGCAAATCTGGCAGAACATTGTTGAAGTCACGGCCGGGCAGCTGCCCCGATAAAACTCACTACCTCACCATCTCCCCTCTGCGCATGCATCTTCACCGTTTGCCCGAAGTAATGCACCGCTGGCTGCCCAATACTATCTGGCGCGGTCCGCACGCGGAAATGGCCGCCTCCACGCTCTACCTGACCTTCGATGACGGCCCGATTCCGGAGGAAACGCCCTGGGTGCTGGAGCAGTTGGCCGAATTCAACGCCAAAGCTCTGTTTTTCTGCGTGGGCGACAACCTGCAGCGTAACCCTGACATTGCCCGCGCGGCCCTGGCCGCTGGCCACCAACTTGGCAACCATACCCACCATCACCTCAGCGGCTGGAGCACGCCGGCCGCCCAGTACTACGCCGATATTGCCCGCTGCCAGCAGGCCCTCGACGCGGTGCAGAGCCAAGCGGCCCCGCGCTTTTTTCGTCCGCCCTACGGCCGCATTACGCCGGGTCTCAACCGCCAGCTGGAACCCCAGTACCGCATCGTCATGTGGGACTTGCTGACCTGCGACTACGATAAGGACTACGCGCCCGAAAAGTGCCTGCGCGACGCCCTGCGTCTGACGCGGCCTGGCTCCGTGGTGGTGTTTCACGACAGCATCAAGGCCAGCCGCAACCTGCGCTATGTGCTGCCGCGCTACCTGGCGCACTTCGCCGGGCAAGGCTACCGGTTTGAGCTGCTTTAGCCCTCTGGAATGCTGCTGCTCACCACCTATTTCACGCTCTGGTTTCTGATTCTGGCTGCCTCCACGCTGCTGTTTTGGGTTCGGCGACGGCCAGCCCCGGCGCCGCTACCCCAGCCCTGGCCCCGGGTCAGCATCCTCATTGCCGCTCGCAACGAGGAAGCCGCCATCGGCCGCTGCCTGCGCGCTATCCGGGCCCTGAGCTACCCGCCGGAGCTGGTGGAAGTGTTGCTCGGCGACGATGCTTCCACCGACCAGACGCGGGCTGTGGCTGAAGCCGTGATGCCGGGCTATACTGGAAACTTTCGCTGTATCACCATCACTGAGCCGCTGGGGTTAGCCCGGGGCAAGGCCAATGTGCTGGCACACCTGGCCCGCGCCGCTACCACCGAGTTTTTTTTCATCACCGACGCCGACATTGCCGTGCCTACCGGCTGGGTTCAGGGCCTGCTGCCGTTTGCCCAACCCGAGGTTGGCACCGTCACGGGGCTGACGGTGGTCGAGGGCCCGCGCCTGTTCGACCGGCTTCAGGGCCTCGACTGGCTGCAGTCGTTGGGGCTGGTGCAGGTCGTGTCGGATTTTGGCCGGCCCGTCACGGCTATGGGCAACAATATGCTGGTCACACGGGCGGCCTACGAGGCCACCGGTGGCTACGAGCAGCTACCATTTTCCGTCACGGAGGATTACGCCTTGTTTCAAGCAGTACTGAAGCAGGGCTTCACGTTTCGCAACGTGTTTCGGCCCGAAGTGCTGGCCGCCTCGCTGCCCATCAGTACGCCCGGGCGGCTGCTGCACCAGCGGCGACGCTGGATGCAGGGCGTGGAGGCCCTGCCGTGGTGGCTGCAGGGCGGATTGCTGTTCTACGCCGGCTTTTACCCGCTGCTGCTGGTGCTGGCCTGGGTGGCCGGGCCACTGGCGGCCGTGAGTGTGCTGGCAGCTAAAATGCTGCTGCAGGGCCTGTTGGCGGCCGCCTGCTACCACCGTGCCGGCCGCCGCATGCCCTGGCACCTGCTGCCCGCCTTCGAACTCTATACCATTGCCCTCACCATTAGCCTGAGCGTATTCCGCCTGTTGCCGCTGGCCTTCGACTGGAAAGGCCGCGTGTATAAATAAGCCCGACGACTACGAACCAACCGAACCGTTGACAGCTGCTAACTGCCAACAAACAATGAACAACTACTCATGCAACTCACCGACTCCCACGCGCATATCTACTCCGAACAGTTCAAAACGGACCGCGACGAGGCCCTGCACCGCGCCTACGAGGCCGGCGTCACGACTATCGTCATGCCCAACATCGACCACACCAGCATCGACAGCATGCTCGAAACCGAGGCCCGCTTCCCACAGCAGTGCTTTTCGATGATGGGTCTGCACCCGTGTTCAGTGGATAAGGACTTTGCGCGGGAGCTGTACCTGGTAGAAGAATGGCTCGGCAAGCGCCCGTTTGCGGCAGTAGGGGAGTGCGGCATCGATTTGTATTGGGACAAAACCACGCTGGCCTGGCAGCAGGAAGCCCTGCGGGTGCAGGTAGAACTGGCCAAAAAGCACGGCCTGCCACTGGTGCTCCACACCCGCGACGCCTTCCAGGAAACCGCCGACATCATCGAGGCCGCCCAGGATGGCACGCTCACCGGCGTGTTTCACTGCTTTTCGGGCACTCCGGAAGAAGCGGCGCGGGTGCTGCGACTGGGCTTTAAGCTGGGCATCGGCGGGGTGGCTACGTTCAAGAACGGCGGGGCCGACAAGTTTCTGCCCGACATTGCCCTGGAGCACCTGCTGCTCGAAACCGACTGCCCTTATCTGGCCCCCGTGCCCCACCGCGGCAAGCGCAACGAGCCGTCTTACCTGCCCCTGATTGCCCGCCGCGTGGCCGAGCTGCTGCGTAAAGACCCCGCGGAAATTGCCGAAGCTACTACCCGCAATGCCCAGCAGCTGTTTAAGTTGTAGCGTTAGCAATCCTTGCGAGGTTGAAGGCCGAAGCCAGCCGTCCGCTGAAATGGGCCGAGCTTTCTGTTATGGCTAGTCCTTGATTCGAATAACAAAAAAGGCTGCGTGATGAAAGGCCATGACTACCTTCGCCGAGGACGGATTGACGCCGCTTGCTGCGTGGAATGGCCGTGCCTCGCAAGGACCCAGGTTTTGCATTAGCCCACTCAACCACATTCGCACATTAACCGACATGCCCGTTACCCTTTCCCTGGTTGATATTACGCCGGCCGGCCACGGTACCCGGCCCGCTACGTCGGTGCTGGTTATCTATACCGGTGGCACGGTTGGCATGGAGTATAATAAGCGTGGGGAACTGGTGCCGATGAAGTTCGAGCAGATCCGCAAGAAAATGCCCGAGCTGCGGCAGCTCAACATGAATATTTCGGTGCTGAGCTTGCCCCAGCCCATCGACTCGTCGAACGTGACGGCCACCGACTGGCTGGGGCTGGCCGCCATTATCGAGGAAAATTATGCGCAGTACGACGGCTTCGTGGTGCTGCACGGCACCGATACCATGGCGTACTCGGCGGCGGCGTTGAGCTATTTGCTCGAAAATCTGGGTAAAACGGTGGTGTTTACCGGCTCCCAGGTGCCCGTGGGTCGTATCCGCACCGACGCCCGCCGCAACCTGATAACGGCCCTGGACATTGCCGTGGCCCGGCACGCCAAAGCCGGCACCGTGCGTGTGCCTGAAGTATGCGTGTTCTTCAACGACCTGCTGATTCGCGGCAACCGGGCCAAAAAGGTGGAAAGCCAGCAGTACAACGCTTTTCGCAGCGAAAATTACCCGCCCCTGGCCCGGGCCGGTATTGAGGTGGAATTCGACGATATGCAGGTGCGCCATCTGCCTTCTGCGCCCTTGCGCGTGCACCAGCACCTCGATGAGCGAGTCGTGATTCTAAAGCTGTTTCCCGGCATCACCGAGCGGATCGTGCGGGCCGTGCTGGAGGTCGACGACCTGCGCGGCTGCGTGCTCGAAACCTACGGCTCGGGCAATGCGCCCACCGCGCCGTGGTTTTTGCGCTGCCTCGGCGATGCCCACGCCCGCGGCGTACAGATTCTCAACGTGAGCCAGTGCGAGGAAGGCCGCGTGATTCAGGGGCAGTACGAAACCAGCTCCCAACTCACTGAGCTGGGCATCATTGGCGGTGAGGACATCACCACCGAAGCCGCCATCACCAAGCTCATGTTTGTGCTGGGCCTAAACCGCAGCCCCCGCGAAACAGCCCATTTGCTGGCCCAGGACCTGCGCGGCGAAATATCTTTAGGCTAATTCTGGCTCCTCCGGGCTTGTGTATCCGGAAAAAGGGCCGTTACTTTGCACCCGATTACCGACCCAGAGAGGTGTCCGAGTGGTCGAAGGAGCACGCCTGGAAAGTGTGTATGGCTCAAAAGGTCATCGTGGGTTCGAATCCCATCCTCTCTGCATAAAACCCCGTTTGCATTACGCAGGCGGGGTTTTTGCTTTTCTGGGGTACGCGTAGGGGTACACGCCATCTGTATGGATATATAACCGTGCGCGGTAATCGGCTTAATTTTGAGCCGATAGATTATCTTTGCCTTGCCCGTTGGGTAAGTAGTTGCCAGCTCCTATCCATGGGCAAGGCCGTTGCGTCGAGAGATGTGGCGGCCTTTCTTTTTGTAAATAATAGGCCGCAAAACCGGCAAAAGGTAGGGGCTCTGGCAAGGATGATTAAGTACCCTAAATTCCAGGCTCCTTACCAGAGCATCGATACCGTTGATATCTTCAATGGACATTAGCCATAGCTGCAGAACTTATATTGCCGGGCTCTGATGAAATGCCCCGGGCCCCAGCCGGGACTTAACTTTTGGGGGTGAATTATGCACGCGTGTACGTTCAGCTCTGGTCTACGGTGTAGCTGGCAACCGGCGAAGGAATTGCACTCCCTACCGGGTAACGCACCGTGCGAGCCCATAAACGCCTGCAATTTACGGGCGCTACGGTGTGATGAAGGGCTAGTAACCTAAACGACCGTTTTCCTGAACGAGAACACTCTCACATGAACATCTCCCTCACGATGCAGTACTGCTGCCTGCTGCTGGGAACGGTTGTCGGCTGTACACCAAGTAGCGATGAAGTGGTCTCAGTGCCTTTACTGGAAGGAACTTGGCGTAATTACGGTACGGCGTATCGGTATTACAACGCGGCACACCAGCTCATTAGCCGTGACTCCGCGGAGGGGAAAGCGTTAGGCAGCATGGTCATCACCAGCAAGGCCATTCACTTGTACCGGGATGGGGGCGAACCTATGGAGACGTGGCCCTACGAGCGGCACAGCGACACCATCCGATTGGAGAACAGAGACGGCGGGTATTGGACCATCTTACAACTCACCCCACACCGGCTCGTGACTAAGGTGGAAGGCCCTGTCCCTTTTGCTAATGAGACCGACACAGCACGCTGCGCCTTTATTAGCTATTACGTTCGATAACAAGCAATGGACAAACGCTCCTTTCGGGGGAACAATCGTTTCGCTGAACTTTACTAAGAAATAGACTGTGAGCCCGAACATATTACTATTTACTACGCAACAGGCAATTGTTGGCTTGAGGCCATTTGGCTGCCTATTGTATTTCTGAGTGAGGTAGTTAAAGTATTTCACAAGCCTTTATCCCTGTCAATCACAAGGTTGCTCGCCCTTGCCAGTATAGGATTAAGTCTATTATACCTGTATATTTTCGAGCTATCCTATCCAGTTAATGTGTTTTACTTTTCTATAGCAGGTATCTTCTCGGTAGTTCTGCTAATTCGCAATCTAATGGTGAAATAACTATATGTTATGGCCGTTTTGGCAAAAGTTCGTTCTGATATTTCGACCGTTTGCCTAAACACTGCAGGGCGTGAATTACATGCTGTGAATGGCCGTATATAGAACGTAAATAGCTTAATGCTAGCTTCTTTTCTGTTGCCGATGGTGTTAAGCAACACCTGCTTTTAGCCCCTTCCTTGCTCTCGCCTTGCCACTGTACCATGAGAAAAAAACTGCTTAGCTCCCTGTTGCTAGCCCCGTGCTTGGCTTGTGCGCAACCGTCTTACCCATTCGTTGTAAAAGGGAGGATTGGCCGGTTGGACGCTCCAGCCAAAGTTTACCTGATGTACGGCGCACGAGTGGATTCGGCCTGGCTACGAAATGGGAAATTCGAGCTGAAAGGCACCACGGATCTGCCCTTCCCGGCCGAGTTGGTATTGGAGCGTCAGGGCAAACGGCGAGACAAGCTACACGGGGAAGGGGCGTATTTTAAGTCGCCCGACCGAACGACGGTCATGCTAGAGCCCGGCCCGGTGGTCATCACCAGTTCCGATTCGCTCCGCAACGCGCACATCACGGGTGGCTCTCTCACCGCAGACTATCAGCAGCTGCACACAATAGAGGACGCTATTTTCAGCAAGCCAAAAACCGCCCCCCAAGAACAACTACAAGCTTATATCCAAGCTAAAAAGGCCTTTATCAAAGCGAATCCTTCTTCGTGGATGAGCCTGTATGTGCTCTGGCAACTCAATCAGGTCGAGCAGCCCCAGTATGCCGAGGTTGCTCCACTCTATGAAGCGTTCAGCTCCGCCTTGCGTAACAGTGAGCCCGGCCGCCGATATGGCGAGTTGCTCCAAGGGCTACAGGCAACTCAAGTGCGCGCGCCGGTACCTGCTGGTGATCTTACCGGCACTCCCGCCCCTGCGTTTACCCAGCCTACACCCGATGGTCAGCCCGTATCGCTTGTGAATTACTGTGGTAAGTACGTTCTGATCGACTTCTGGGCCTCCTGGTGTGGCCCCTGCCGTAAAGAGAACCCCGCCCTGCTCCAAGCTTATAATATCTATCACGGCCGAAACTTCGAGATTCTTGGAGTCTCGTTGGACGATGAGAAAAGCCGCACGAAATGGGTGAAAGCGATTGCCGATGATCACTTGCCCTGGACGCAAGTGTCGGATTTACGCGGCTGGAAGAATCAGGCTGCTCTCCTGTATGGCGTGCAAGCCATTCCACAGAATTTTTTGGTGGACCCGATGGGCAACATCGTGGCGATTGACCTACATGGGGAAAAACTACAAACCACACTAGCGCAATTTATTGAATAGGCACAGCCCAGTTTGGGTTGAGGTAATCTATTTATCCGAAATGGGCAGCAGGGATAGGCCAAGAAATAAACTTATCATCCTGGGAAAGTACCGAGCTGGCCGCGCCCTGGAAGGAGGCTCAAGCCCGTCCTTATTTCGAGAGTTATCCGAAAACGCCCCTTATGGTAAGGGACCCTATCCAGATAAGCGCAGGAGTGGTTGCATTTTCACACGGCCTCTAAAACGCTCAATTATCTTCCGTCCGTTTTCGTGAATAGGGCCGGTCAGACCTTGAAAAAGTGGTAGCTTGTGATCACCCCGTGGCTGCCTTATTGTCCTTGATTGTCCTTGGAGAGGACCGAGCCATTTTTTTGCGCACTTTACGCCCTGTTGAATGAAGCATTGCTCCGTATTTGCCGGCCGCCGGTGGTTGCTGTGGGTCGGCCTCGTCGGCTTGCCCAGCGCGGGTTGGGGGCAAGCCCCGCTGGGCGGGCGCCTGTACCCCATGACGCACCGCTTTGCGTACGCGGCGGTCGTGCCGGTCGCCGGCGTCAGCCAGGCGGACTTGGTTCTCCGAGCGCGCGCGTGGGCCCAGCGGGCCGCGTCGGCTGGCCAAGTCCCGGTCCTGGCCACTGGTCCCGATACAGAAGTGGTGCGCACGACCGCTGCCCGCCCCTTTGCCTACGATTGGGGCGGGAAAGCCCTGCTGTGTGAGTTGCGCTACACCGCCACGATCTCAGTGCGCGCGGGTCGCTACAAGTACGAACTGAAGGATTTCGTCTTGGTGGAACCCGGCGCGGGCCGGTATCCGGATTCTACCACACCCGCCGAGACCTACTACAACGGCAGCTTTCATCCCTACAACGACCGCGCGTCGCGGTTCCAAGTCACCATGCGCACGTGCTTCACCGAAACCGTGAACGAGGAGTTGGCTCGATTGCAAGAGGACATGCGCAAGCCTGTCCGCACGGCGAGGAGCGAATAGGCTAACGCGTTGGGCCAGCAACCACATACAAGGAGCAGTCCCATCCTCTCTGCAGTAAAGCCCGTTTGCAAGCCGCAAGCAGGCTTTTTGCTTTTAATCGGCCTGCAAACCGGCGCCGTTTTTCAGGAGCTAGAGCTCTAAAGTCAATGCCGCTGGCCAAATTA
Above is a genomic segment from Hymenobacter cellulosivorans containing:
- a CDS encoding oligosaccharide flippase family protein; protein product: MGPPTGLDGGGLRFLRNFGFHLGPGCIKKFFGNISFVVLLNLLVKPGWVVLESLVQDRLGHAAFGTFTALFNWTLIVASVSDLGTTQLTTKRVAATPEFLTEYFPTLLPLKGWLSVLFLLVMVGSGWLLGYHGHTLTLLTLTGASLLVTQYTQFLRGTLQAHQRFNTDAMLSVLEKALLLVLVLALIPVGITLDRYVGARAVAVLFTFVVLYGLVTRLYGRVRYKLRWDHASSLLRASLPLALITLVYGLNERVDMLMLERLASPSEAGYYAAAYRWVDVLMMYLWTVLPLFFAKFAYATGKPKEQQELLWFGQRVVTVPLLFMCAFVLFRGEVLFWQFTHSTAAELEQMTRSLKILFVNVLVHAFFAIYSTLLTSTNHEKPVSWLVAGSIGLNVLLNVFLLPRYGAVAAALNTLLCVVFVSGGYLWLVSRRTGVIIPWGTIGRLLLAFGLLCGVFWGLQQLLNHWLLEAIGAGLAFIAILFGTGIVRVAELKALRR
- a CDS encoding glycosyltransferase family 4 protein, which produces MNIAVNVRFLLPGDKLEGIGRFSFETLSRLVRQHPEHTFHFLFDRAYDPRYLFADNVVPHVLLPPARHPFLFVAWFEGAVASWLNKHRPAVFLSPDGFTTLRTKVPRLTVIHDLAFEHFPQDVDWLQRKYYHYFTPKFVRASARIVAVSEATKQDLVKTYGTPADKIRVVYNAADAHFRPLPAEEQQDVRDRFSAGKPYFLFVGALQPRKNLVNLLQAFDQFKTRTGSATKLLIVGRTAWKAGAMFDTYQQMQHRGAVHLTGRVTDVELVQLYAAAQATVYVPYFEGFGIPIIEAQACASPVLTSNCSSMPEVAGEAALLVDPLSVASITEGLTHLETDATLRTELVQQGLTNVQRFSWVRSAEQIWQNIVEVTAGQLPR
- a CDS encoding polysaccharide deacetylase family protein, whose amino-acid sequence is MHLHRLPEVMHRWLPNTIWRGPHAEMAASTLYLTFDDGPIPEETPWVLEQLAEFNAKALFFCVGDNLQRNPDIARAALAAGHQLGNHTHHHLSGWSTPAAQYYADIARCQQALDAVQSQAAPRFFRPPYGRITPGLNRQLEPQYRIVMWDLLTCDYDKDYAPEKCLRDALRLTRPGSVVVFHDSIKASRNLRYVLPRYLAHFAGQGYRFELL
- a CDS encoding glycosyltransferase — its product is MLLLTTYFTLWFLILAASTLLFWVRRRPAPAPLPQPWPRVSILIAARNEEAAIGRCLRAIRALSYPPELVEVLLGDDASTDQTRAVAEAVMPGYTGNFRCITITEPLGLARGKANVLAHLARAATTEFFFITDADIAVPTGWVQGLLPFAQPEVGTVTGLTVVEGPRLFDRLQGLDWLQSLGLVQVVSDFGRPVTAMGNNMLVTRAAYEATGGYEQLPFSVTEDYALFQAVLKQGFTFRNVFRPEVLAASLPISTPGRLLHQRRRWMQGVEALPWWLQGGLLFYAGFYPLLLVLAWVAGPLAAVSVLAAKMLLQGLLAAACYHRAGRRMPWHLLPAFELYTIALTISLSVFRLLPLAFDWKGRVYK
- a CDS encoding TatD family hydrolase, translating into MQLTDSHAHIYSEQFKTDRDEALHRAYEAGVTTIVMPNIDHTSIDSMLETEARFPQQCFSMMGLHPCSVDKDFARELYLVEEWLGKRPFAAVGECGIDLYWDKTTLAWQQEALRVQVELAKKHGLPLVLHTRDAFQETADIIEAAQDGTLTGVFHCFSGTPEEAARVLRLGFKLGIGGVATFKNGGADKFLPDIALEHLLLETDCPYLAPVPHRGKRNEPSYLPLIARRVAELLRKDPAEIAEATTRNAQQLFKL
- a CDS encoding asparaginase, yielding MPVTLSLVDITPAGHGTRPATSVLVIYTGGTVGMEYNKRGELVPMKFEQIRKKMPELRQLNMNISVLSLPQPIDSSNVTATDWLGLAAIIEENYAQYDGFVVLHGTDTMAYSAAALSYLLENLGKTVVFTGSQVPVGRIRTDARRNLITALDIAVARHAKAGTVRVPEVCVFFNDLLIRGNRAKKVESQQYNAFRSENYPPLARAGIEVEFDDMQVRHLPSAPLRVHQHLDERVVILKLFPGITERIVRAVLEVDDLRGCVLETYGSGNAPTAPWFLRCLGDAHARGVQILNVSQCEEGRVIQGQYETSSQLTELGIIGGEDITTEAAITKLMFVLGLNRSPRETAHLLAQDLRGEISLG
- a CDS encoding TlpA disulfide reductase family protein, translated to MRKKLLSSLLLAPCLACAQPSYPFVVKGRIGRLDAPAKVYLMYGARVDSAWLRNGKFELKGTTDLPFPAELVLERQGKRRDKLHGEGAYFKSPDRTTVMLEPGPVVITSSDSLRNAHITGGSLTADYQQLHTIEDAIFSKPKTAPQEQLQAYIQAKKAFIKANPSSWMSLYVLWQLNQVEQPQYAEVAPLYEAFSSALRNSEPGRRYGELLQGLQATQVRAPVPAGDLTGTPAPAFTQPTPDGQPVSLVNYCGKYVLIDFWASWCGPCRKENPALLQAYNIYHGRNFEILGVSLDDEKSRTKWVKAIADDHLPWTQVSDLRGWKNQAALLYGVQAIPQNFLVDPMGNIVAIDLHGEKLQTTLAQFIE